A stretch of Pomacea canaliculata isolate SZHN2017 linkage group LG6, ASM307304v1, whole genome shotgun sequence DNA encodes these proteins:
- the LOC112567292 gene encoding LOW QUALITY PROTEIN: ras-related and estrogen-regulated growth inhibitor-like (The sequence of the model RefSeq protein was modified relative to this genomic sequence to represent the inferred CDS: inserted 1 base in 1 codon), translated as MTQRQQQHVPVPQPTHGPRLLRRISIANRPRPFRVAVLGQNGVGKSALTVRFLTRRFIGDYDPNLEKIYTCTRVIDGDTVVFEVLDTATQENERCVEENIRWADAYXLLYSVTDRCSLNECLRLKFLINSYGKRNRKLSVALPETALSSNPVALVGNQNDRSLDRMIPMTEGWRAGAQLGCVAFYEISVRECCDSVHTIFEDLYTCYKRPKKFRAVYPRRAVSVCSFDTINSSDNGGASGTNDDSEAAAEDDGERIKVGEAVTSVNPDTRCQEEGSVTVH; from the exons ATGAcgcagcgacagcagcagcacgtCCCCGTACCTCAGCCCACGCACGGACCTCGCCTTCTGCGCCGCATCTCCATCGCCAACCGACCACGACCCTTCCGCGTCGCCGTCTTGGGTCAGAATGGCGTGGGCAAGTCAG cGCTCACTGTGCGTTTCCTGACACGGCGATTTATTGGTGACTACGATCCCAACCTGG AGAAGATTTACACCTGCACGCGGGTGATCGACGGCGACACCGTGGTCTTCGAGGTCCTGGACACGGCAACACAG gagaATGAGCGATGTGTCGAGGAGAATATCCGTTGGGCTGATGCCT ATCTTCTCTACTCCGTCACAGACCGCTGCAGCCTCAATGAGTGTCTCCGCCTCAAGTTCCTCATCAACTCCTACGGGAAGCGCAACCGCAAGCTGAGTGTGGCGCTGCCGGAGACGGCGCTGTCCAGCAACCCGGTGGCGCTGGTGGGCAACCAGAACGACCGCAGCCTCGACCGCATGATCCCCATGACCGAGGGGTGGCGTGCTGGGGCGCAGCTGGGCTGTGTGGCCTTCTACGAGATCTCCGTGCGCGAGTGCTGCGACTCGGTGCACACCATCTTCGAGGACCTGTACACGTGCTACAAGCGACCCAAGAAGTTTCGCGCCGTCTACCCGCGCCGCGCCGTCAGCGTCTGCAGCTTCGACACCATCAACAGCAGCGACAACGGAGGTGCCAGCGGCACGAACGACGACAGCGAGGCGGCGGCGGAGGACGACGGCGAGAGGATCAAGGTGGGCGAAGCGGTGACCTCGGTGAACCCTGACACCCGGTGCCAAGAGGAGGGGAGCGTTACAGTCCATTAG